A stretch of the Gracilinanus agilis isolate LMUSP501 chromosome 4, AgileGrace, whole genome shotgun sequence genome encodes the following:
- the TAGLN2 gene encoding transgelin-2: MANRGPAYGLSREVQQKIEKQYDADLEQILIQWITTQCRRDVGRPQPGRENFQNWLKDGTVLCELINGLYPEGQGPVKKIQASAMAFKQMEQISQFLQAAERYGINATDIFQTVDLWEGKNMACVQRTLMNLGGLAVARGDGFFSGDPNWFPKKSKENPRNFTDNQLQEGKNVIGLQMGTNRGASQAGMTGYGMPRQIL, from the exons ATGGCCAACAGGGGACCTGCTTATGGACTGAGCCGGGAGGTGCAGCAGAAAATTGAGAAACAGTATGATGCTGACCTGGAACAGATCCTCATTCAGTGGATTACCACACAGTGCCGCAGAGATGTTGGGCGGCCCCAGCCTGGGCGAGAGAATTTCCAAAATTGGCTCAAGGATGGCACG GTGCTGTGTGAGCTCATCAATGGGCTATACCCTGAAGGCCAGGGCCCAGTAAAGAAGATCCAGGCTTCAGCCATGGCCTTCAAACAGATGGAACAGATTTCTCAGTTCCTACAGGCAGCAGAGCGCTATGGCATCAATGCCACTGATATCTTCCAAACTGTGGACCTCTGGGAAG gaAAGAATATGGCCTGTGTGCAGCGGACACTGATGAACCTTGGTGGTCTGGCAGTGGCCAGGGGTGATGGGTTCTTCTCTGGAGACCCTAACTGGTTCCCTAA GAAATCCAAGGAGAATCCTCGAAACTTCACAGATAACCAGCTACAGGAAGGCAAGAACGTCATCGGGCTGCAAATGGGCACCAACCGTGGGGCATCTCAGGCGGGCATGACTGGTTATGGGATGCCACGCCAGATCCTCTGA
- the IGSF9 gene encoding protein turtle homolog A isoform X2 yields MIWCLGLAILSLLTSQGADGRVKPETVTVVGRIGESALLSCDLLPPSGRPPLHVIEWLRFGFLLPIFIQFGLYSPRVDPHYVGRVRLQEGASLIIERLQTEDQGWYECRVLFLDQPNPEDDFANGSWVHLTVNSPPSFLEIPPPELEVREWEPVTLHCAASGSPQPQVAWKRDGRDLGQGQGQVQVQNGTLRIGRVEQSSAGIYTCHASNTEGSATHATHLLVHGPPVIIVPPENSTVNASQDASLACQAQAYPANLTYSWYQGSTNVFHISRLQPRVRILVDGSLRLQATQPDDAGRYTCVPSNGLRHPPSASAYLTVLCMQGVIRCPTRANPPLLFVNWTKDGQALQLDKFPGWSQASDGSLVIALGNEDALGEYTCTPYNSHGTAGPSSPTRVLLKAPPAFIEQPKKEYFQEVGRELLIPCSARGDPRPAITWAKVDRGLRGEAQVDSNSSLVLRPLSKEAHGRWECRASNAVARVATTTNIYVLGTSPHAVTNVSVLALPEGANVSWEPGFDGGYLQRFSVWYTPLAKRPDRAHHDWISLPVPAGAAHLVVAGLQPHTSYQFSVLAQNKLGSGPFSEIILSSPDGLPTTEEVPSPHPTESQLPLSPPRGLVATKTPRGVLLLWEPPLLAPEPLASYALEGRHGSHGWEVLDRAISGADTQLLVPGLIKDSFYEFRLVAFAGSYISDPSNVANISTAGMEVYPSRTQLPGLLPQPVLAGVVGGVCFLSVAILISTVAACAMNRRRAARLRKRHRDLPLIFSPPRKSPPNSAPGSGSPDSVVKLKLQESPSLSLRQSLLWGEPAQLPSPPAAQILPSPLPLEPICRGPDGRFVMGPGAESPQVLLTQIQDEPQSADHCQARSFDCSSSSPSGVVQPLYIADISPVGPPPSPLPAPGPLLQYLSLPFFREMNVDGDWPPAEEPSPAPPLDYMDTRPGPETTQSRPLDSSLGLPKAVLPGGRVSGGGSDSSYTALADWTLRERGLPGPAPAVPRGSLTSQSSGRGSASFFRPPSLAPSLGGSYLSPPSGDTSSWASGGIGLERWPRREHVLTVSKRRNTSVDENYEWDSELPGDLELLESLHLGQRGGGLRVQPELKLGSKEPKEGTWDTAHLPGPEERCAALREEFLAFRRRRDATRARLPVRRDPISHPEQATLL; encoded by the exons ggcGTGTGCGACTACAGGAAGGGGCATCCTTAATCATTGAAAGGCTTCAGACCGAGGACCAGGGTTGGTATGAATGTCGTGTGCTCTTCCTGGATCAGCCCAATCCTGAAGATGACTTTGCCAATGGCTCCTGGGTGCACCTCACAGTTAATT CTCCTCCCAGCTTCCTGGAGATTCCTCCACCAGAACTAGAGGTTCGGGAGTGGGAGCCAGTGACCCTGCACTGTGCAGCCAGTGGCAGCCCCCAGCCTCAGGTGGCCTGGAAGCGTGATGGGCGAGACTTGGGCCAGGGCCAGGGCCAGGTGCAG GTGCAGAATGGGACCCTTAGAATTGGAAGAGTGGAACAGTCCAGTGCTGGAATCTATACGTGCCATGCCTCCAACACTGAGGGCAGTGCCACTCACGCTACCCACCTGCTGGTGCATG GACCTCCAGTCATCATCGTGCCCCCCGAAAATAGCACAGTTAATGCCTCCCAAGATGCCTCCTTGGCCTGCCAGGCCCAGGCTTACCCTGCCAATCTCACCTACAGCTGGTACCAGGGAAGCACCAATGTCTTCCACATCAG CCGCCTGCAGCCCCGAGTTCGGATCCTGGTGGATGGAAGCCTCCGGCTGCAGGCTACCCAGCCAGATGATGCTGGACGCTATACCTGTGTGCCAAGTAATGGCCTTCGCCACCCACCCTCAGCATCTGCCTACCTCACTGTTCTGTGT ATGCAAGGAGTGATACGATGTCCCACCCGTGCCAATCCCCCTTTACTCTTTGTCAACTGGACCAAAGATGGCCAGGCCCTGCAGCTGGACAAG TTCCCAGGCTGGTCCCAGGCTTCAGATGGCTCACTAGTCATTGCTCTGGGGAATGAGGATGCCTTAGGAGAATATACGTGTACTCCCTACAACAGCCATGGCACAGCTGGGCCTTCCTCCCCAACTCGTGTGCTGCTCAAG GCTCCTCCAGCTTTCATTGAACAACCAAAGAAAGAGTACTTCcaagaggtggggagggagttgCTCATCCCTTGCTCAGCCCGTGGGGATCCCCGCCCTGCCATCACCTGGGCGAAG GTGGATCGGGGCCTTCGGGGTGAGGCCCAGGTGGATAGTAATAGCAGCCTAGTCTTGCGGCCATTGAGCAAAGAAGCCCACGGGCGATGGGAATGCCGTGCCAGCAATGCTGTGGCTCGTGTGGCAACTACTACTAACATCTACGTGTTAG GCACCAGTCCCCATGCTGTCACCAATGTGTCTGTGCTGGCTTTGCCTGAGGGGGCCAATGTCTCCTGGGAACCTGGTTTTGATGGTGGCTACCTGCAGAGATTCAGTGTATGGTATACCCCTCT GGCCAAGCGTCCTGACCGTGCCCACCATGACTGGATATCTCTGCCAGTGCCTGCAGGTGCTGCCCACCTAGTGGTAGCAGGTCTGCAACCTCATACCAGCTATCAGTTCAGTGTCCTGGCCCAGAACAAGCTAGGGAGTGGCCCATTTAGTGAGATCATCTTGTCTTCCCCAGACG GGCTCCCAACCACTGAGGAGGTCCCTAGCCCACACCCTACGGAATCCCAACTACCCCTGTCCCCACCCAGAGGGCTTGTGGCAACAAAGACACCAAGGGGTGTGCTACTGCTCTGGGAGCCTCCCTTGCTGGCACCTGAACCATTGGCTAGCTATGCCCTGGAAGGGCGGCATGGCTCTCATGGCTGGGAAGTGTTGGACAGGGCCATCAGTGGAGCTGATACTCAGCTACTGGTGCCTGGGCTCATCAAg GATTCCTTCTACGAATTTCGTCTCGTGGCTTTTGCAGGCAGCTATATCAGTGACCCCAGCAACGTTGCCAACATCTCTACAGCTG GCATGGAGGTGTACCCTTCCCGAACACAGCTTCCTGGCCTATTGCCCCAGCCTGTGCTGGCTGGTGTGGTAGGTGGTGTTTGCTTCCTGAGTGTAGCTATTCTCATCAGCACAGTAGCTGCCTGTGCCATGAACAGACGTCGGGCTGCCAGACTCCGAAAACGCCACCGAG ATCTACCACTCATCTTCTCCCCCCCAAGGAAGTCACCTCCGAA TTCTGCTCCAGGCTCGGGCAGCCCTGACAGTGTGGTGAAGCTCAAACTCCAAGAGTCCCCATCTCTCAGCCTCCGACAAAGCCTGCTGTGGGGGGAGCCTGCCCAGCTCCCCAGTCCTCCTGCTGCCCAGATCCTGCCTAGCCCGCTTCCCCTGGAACCAATCTGCCGAGGCCCGGATGGGCGCTTTGTGATGGGACCAGGTGCCGAGTCCCCCCAGGTTTTGCTGACCCAGATCCAAGATGAGCCCCAAAGTGCAGACCATTGCCAGGCTAGATCATTTGACTGTAGCAGCAGCAGTCCTAGTGGAGTGGTCCAACCCCTTTACATTGCTGACATCAGTCCTGTGGGCCCGCCACCTAGCCCCCTGCCAGCCCCTGGTCCCCTGCTGCAGTATTTGAGTCTCCCCTTTTTCCGGGAGATGAATGTTGATGGGGACTGGCCCCCTGCTGAAGAACCCAGTCCTGCTCCACCCCTTGACTACATGGACACTCGGCCAGGGCCTGAGACAACTCAATCTCGACCTCTAGACTCATCATTAGGCCTTCCTAAGGCAGTTCTACCTGGGGGTAGGGTCAGTGGTGGGGGCTCTGATTCATCCTACACTGCTTTGGCAGACTGGACACTTCGAGAGAGGGGGCTCCCTGGGCCAGCCCCTGCTGTACCCAGAGGCAGCCTCACCAGTCAGAGCAGTGGGAGGGGTAGTGCCTCCTTCTTTCGCCCACCCTCACTGGCCCCCTCTCTGGGGGGCAGCTACCTCAGTCCCCCCTCAGGGGACACTAGCAGTTGGGCCAGTGGAGGAATTGGCCTTGAGAGGTGGCCTCGGAGGGAACACGTGCTGACTGTCAGTaagag GAGGAACACTTCAGTGGATGAAAACTATGAGTGGGATTCTGAGCTTCCTGGAGATTTGGAACTCCTAGAATCCCTACATTTGGGACAGAGGGGTGGTGGCCTCCGGGTCCAACCTGAACTGAAACTAG GCTCCAAGGAACCAAAGGAAGGCACCTGGGACACTGCCCACCTCCCTGGGCCAGAAGAACGATGTGCTGCACTCCGTGAGGAGTTCTTGGCCTTCCGACGTCGACGTGATGCTACCCGGGCAAGGCTGCCTGTTCGTCGGGATCCCATTAGCCATCCTGAGCAAGCCACATTGCTATGA
- the IGSF9 gene encoding protein turtle homolog A isoform X1 yields the protein MIWCLGLAILSLLTSQGADGRVKPETVTVVGRIGESALLSCDLLPPSGRPPLHVIEWLRFGFLLPIFIQFGLYSPRVDPHYVGRVRLQEGASLIIERLQTEDQGWYECRVLFLDQPNPEDDFANGSWVHLTVNSPPSFLEIPPPELEVREWEPVTLHCAASGSPQPQVAWKRDGRDLGQGQGQVQVQNGTLRIGRVEQSSAGIYTCHASNTEGSATHATHLLVHGPPVIIVPPENSTVNASQDASLACQAQAYPANLTYSWYQGSTNVFHISRLQPRVRILVDGSLRLQATQPDDAGRYTCVPSNGLRHPPSASAYLTVLYPAQVTAMPPETPLPVGMQGVIRCPTRANPPLLFVNWTKDGQALQLDKFPGWSQASDGSLVIALGNEDALGEYTCTPYNSHGTAGPSSPTRVLLKAPPAFIEQPKKEYFQEVGRELLIPCSARGDPRPAITWAKVDRGLRGEAQVDSNSSLVLRPLSKEAHGRWECRASNAVARVATTTNIYVLGTSPHAVTNVSVLALPEGANVSWEPGFDGGYLQRFSVWYTPLAKRPDRAHHDWISLPVPAGAAHLVVAGLQPHTSYQFSVLAQNKLGSGPFSEIILSSPDGLPTTEEVPSPHPTESQLPLSPPRGLVATKTPRGVLLLWEPPLLAPEPLASYALEGRHGSHGWEVLDRAISGADTQLLVPGLIKDSFYEFRLVAFAGSYISDPSNVANISTAGMEVYPSRTQLPGLLPQPVLAGVVGGVCFLSVAILISTVAACAMNRRRAARLRKRHRDLPLIFSPPRKSPPNSAPGSGSPDSVVKLKLQESPSLSLRQSLLWGEPAQLPSPPAAQILPSPLPLEPICRGPDGRFVMGPGAESPQVLLTQIQDEPQSADHCQARSFDCSSSSPSGVVQPLYIADISPVGPPPSPLPAPGPLLQYLSLPFFREMNVDGDWPPAEEPSPAPPLDYMDTRPGPETTQSRPLDSSLGLPKAVLPGGRVSGGGSDSSYTALADWTLRERGLPGPAPAVPRGSLTSQSSGRGSASFFRPPSLAPSLGGSYLSPPSGDTSSWASGGIGLERWPRREHVLTVSKRRNTSVDENYEWDSELPGDLELLESLHLGQRGGGLRVQPELKLGSKEPKEGTWDTAHLPGPEERCAALREEFLAFRRRRDATRARLPVRRDPISHPEQATLL from the exons ggcGTGTGCGACTACAGGAAGGGGCATCCTTAATCATTGAAAGGCTTCAGACCGAGGACCAGGGTTGGTATGAATGTCGTGTGCTCTTCCTGGATCAGCCCAATCCTGAAGATGACTTTGCCAATGGCTCCTGGGTGCACCTCACAGTTAATT CTCCTCCCAGCTTCCTGGAGATTCCTCCACCAGAACTAGAGGTTCGGGAGTGGGAGCCAGTGACCCTGCACTGTGCAGCCAGTGGCAGCCCCCAGCCTCAGGTGGCCTGGAAGCGTGATGGGCGAGACTTGGGCCAGGGCCAGGGCCAGGTGCAG GTGCAGAATGGGACCCTTAGAATTGGAAGAGTGGAACAGTCCAGTGCTGGAATCTATACGTGCCATGCCTCCAACACTGAGGGCAGTGCCACTCACGCTACCCACCTGCTGGTGCATG GACCTCCAGTCATCATCGTGCCCCCCGAAAATAGCACAGTTAATGCCTCCCAAGATGCCTCCTTGGCCTGCCAGGCCCAGGCTTACCCTGCCAATCTCACCTACAGCTGGTACCAGGGAAGCACCAATGTCTTCCACATCAG CCGCCTGCAGCCCCGAGTTCGGATCCTGGTGGATGGAAGCCTCCGGCTGCAGGCTACCCAGCCAGATGATGCTGGACGCTATACCTGTGTGCCAAGTAATGGCCTTCGCCACCCACCCTCAGCATCTGCCTACCTCACTGTTCTGT ACCCTGCCCAGGTGACAGCAATGCCCCCAGAGACTCCCCTGCCTGTGGGGATGCAAGGAGTGATACGATGTCCCACCCGTGCCAATCCCCCTTTACTCTTTGTCAACTGGACCAAAGATGGCCAGGCCCTGCAGCTGGACAAG TTCCCAGGCTGGTCCCAGGCTTCAGATGGCTCACTAGTCATTGCTCTGGGGAATGAGGATGCCTTAGGAGAATATACGTGTACTCCCTACAACAGCCATGGCACAGCTGGGCCTTCCTCCCCAACTCGTGTGCTGCTCAAG GCTCCTCCAGCTTTCATTGAACAACCAAAGAAAGAGTACTTCcaagaggtggggagggagttgCTCATCCCTTGCTCAGCCCGTGGGGATCCCCGCCCTGCCATCACCTGGGCGAAG GTGGATCGGGGCCTTCGGGGTGAGGCCCAGGTGGATAGTAATAGCAGCCTAGTCTTGCGGCCATTGAGCAAAGAAGCCCACGGGCGATGGGAATGCCGTGCCAGCAATGCTGTGGCTCGTGTGGCAACTACTACTAACATCTACGTGTTAG GCACCAGTCCCCATGCTGTCACCAATGTGTCTGTGCTGGCTTTGCCTGAGGGGGCCAATGTCTCCTGGGAACCTGGTTTTGATGGTGGCTACCTGCAGAGATTCAGTGTATGGTATACCCCTCT GGCCAAGCGTCCTGACCGTGCCCACCATGACTGGATATCTCTGCCAGTGCCTGCAGGTGCTGCCCACCTAGTGGTAGCAGGTCTGCAACCTCATACCAGCTATCAGTTCAGTGTCCTGGCCCAGAACAAGCTAGGGAGTGGCCCATTTAGTGAGATCATCTTGTCTTCCCCAGACG GGCTCCCAACCACTGAGGAGGTCCCTAGCCCACACCCTACGGAATCCCAACTACCCCTGTCCCCACCCAGAGGGCTTGTGGCAACAAAGACACCAAGGGGTGTGCTACTGCTCTGGGAGCCTCCCTTGCTGGCACCTGAACCATTGGCTAGCTATGCCCTGGAAGGGCGGCATGGCTCTCATGGCTGGGAAGTGTTGGACAGGGCCATCAGTGGAGCTGATACTCAGCTACTGGTGCCTGGGCTCATCAAg GATTCCTTCTACGAATTTCGTCTCGTGGCTTTTGCAGGCAGCTATATCAGTGACCCCAGCAACGTTGCCAACATCTCTACAGCTG GCATGGAGGTGTACCCTTCCCGAACACAGCTTCCTGGCCTATTGCCCCAGCCTGTGCTGGCTGGTGTGGTAGGTGGTGTTTGCTTCCTGAGTGTAGCTATTCTCATCAGCACAGTAGCTGCCTGTGCCATGAACAGACGTCGGGCTGCCAGACTCCGAAAACGCCACCGAG ATCTACCACTCATCTTCTCCCCCCCAAGGAAGTCACCTCCGAA TTCTGCTCCAGGCTCGGGCAGCCCTGACAGTGTGGTGAAGCTCAAACTCCAAGAGTCCCCATCTCTCAGCCTCCGACAAAGCCTGCTGTGGGGGGAGCCTGCCCAGCTCCCCAGTCCTCCTGCTGCCCAGATCCTGCCTAGCCCGCTTCCCCTGGAACCAATCTGCCGAGGCCCGGATGGGCGCTTTGTGATGGGACCAGGTGCCGAGTCCCCCCAGGTTTTGCTGACCCAGATCCAAGATGAGCCCCAAAGTGCAGACCATTGCCAGGCTAGATCATTTGACTGTAGCAGCAGCAGTCCTAGTGGAGTGGTCCAACCCCTTTACATTGCTGACATCAGTCCTGTGGGCCCGCCACCTAGCCCCCTGCCAGCCCCTGGTCCCCTGCTGCAGTATTTGAGTCTCCCCTTTTTCCGGGAGATGAATGTTGATGGGGACTGGCCCCCTGCTGAAGAACCCAGTCCTGCTCCACCCCTTGACTACATGGACACTCGGCCAGGGCCTGAGACAACTCAATCTCGACCTCTAGACTCATCATTAGGCCTTCCTAAGGCAGTTCTACCTGGGGGTAGGGTCAGTGGTGGGGGCTCTGATTCATCCTACACTGCTTTGGCAGACTGGACACTTCGAGAGAGGGGGCTCCCTGGGCCAGCCCCTGCTGTACCCAGAGGCAGCCTCACCAGTCAGAGCAGTGGGAGGGGTAGTGCCTCCTTCTTTCGCCCACCCTCACTGGCCCCCTCTCTGGGGGGCAGCTACCTCAGTCCCCCCTCAGGGGACACTAGCAGTTGGGCCAGTGGAGGAATTGGCCTTGAGAGGTGGCCTCGGAGGGAACACGTGCTGACTGTCAGTaagag GAGGAACACTTCAGTGGATGAAAACTATGAGTGGGATTCTGAGCTTCCTGGAGATTTGGAACTCCTAGAATCCCTACATTTGGGACAGAGGGGTGGTGGCCTCCGGGTCCAACCTGAACTGAAACTAG GCTCCAAGGAACCAAAGGAAGGCACCTGGGACACTGCCCACCTCCCTGGGCCAGAAGAACGATGTGCTGCACTCCGTGAGGAGTTCTTGGCCTTCCGACGTCGACGTGATGCTACCCGGGCAAGGCTGCCTGTTCGTCGGGATCCCATTAGCCATCCTGAGCAAGCCACATTGCTATGA